A single Trichocoleus sp. FACHB-46 DNA region contains:
- a CDS encoding V4R domain-containing protein gives MISVADLLIDNRIPGNYFATDAYVQGDLELGLLENRRGDRLLALPETLIQGIYAGLDKETGQATRLVLMNCGRWWGKNFYARFCEELNDYYGTALADMAMVEFLQSLQQCWLTHGWGKIDLDQSHQNRGFLVVEIVNSPFAQHAPKLNRPVCFLEAGILSSFFSQLTNKDLYCVQTTCESMGADRNRFILGLAKRLEPAEAMVENQLDHEAIMQKLCA, from the coding sequence ATGATTTCTGTTGCTGATCTACTGATTGATAATCGTATTCCTGGCAATTATTTTGCGACCGATGCTTATGTTCAGGGCGACCTAGAACTGGGCCTACTGGAAAACCGTCGAGGCGATCGCTTATTGGCCTTGCCTGAGACTTTGATTCAAGGCATTTATGCGGGCCTAGATAAAGAAACAGGCCAAGCGACTCGTTTAGTTTTAATGAACTGTGGTCGCTGGTGGGGTAAAAACTTTTATGCTCGCTTTTGCGAAGAGCTGAACGATTATTACGGCACTGCCTTAGCTGACATGGCAATGGTTGAGTTTTTGCAATCTCTACAGCAATGTTGGCTGACTCACGGTTGGGGGAAAATTGATTTAGATCAATCCCATCAAAACCGAGGATTTTTGGTGGTAGAGATCGTGAATTCTCCCTTTGCTCAGCATGCTCCTAAACTCAATCGTCCGGTCTGCTTTTTAGAAGCTGGAATTCTCAGCTCGTTCTTCAGCCAGCTAACCAATAAAGACCTTTACTGTGTGCAGACGACCTGTGAATCAATGGGCGCTGATCGCAATCGTTTTATCTTAGGCTTAGCCAAGCGGCTGGAGCCAGCAGAAGCTATGGTAGAGAATCAGCTAGACCATGAAGCGATTATGCAAAAACTTTGCGCTTAA
- a CDS encoding NAD(P)H-quinone oxidoreductase subunit 4 produces MTHFPWLSTSILFPIAAALLLPIIPDKDGRTVRWYALVVGLLDFALLVYAFYTQYDFSNPGLQLVESYSWVPQLDLKWSVGADGLSMPLILLTGFITTLATLAAWPVTLKPKLFYFLLLAMYGGQIAVFAVQDMLLFFLVWELELIPVYLLLAIWGGKKRLYAATKFILYTAGGSLFILVAALAMAFYGDTVTFDMRALMDKHLPVNLQFWLYAAFLIAYAVKLPIFPLHTWLPDAHGEATAPVHMLLAGILLKMGGYALIRMNAEMLPDAHAYFAPILVVLGVVNIIYAALTSFAQRNLKRKIAYSSISHMGFVLIGIGSFTDLGLSGAVLQMVSHGLIGASLFFLVGATYDRTHTLILDEMGGVGKQMPKIFSMFTTCSLASLALPGMSGFVAELMVFVGFSTSDAYSSTFKVIIVFLAAIGVILTPIYLLSMLREIFFGPENKELTSHEALIDAEPREVFIVACLLIPIIGIGFYPKLLTQVYDAKTQQLTARLRDSVFTVAQRPQSTTASTLPSFLPLGIKAQSLQAPTLGDR; encoded by the coding sequence TTGACACATTTTCCTTGGCTCAGTACGAGCATTTTGTTTCCGATCGCGGCAGCTTTGCTCTTGCCCATCATTCCAGATAAGGATGGTCGCACTGTCCGCTGGTATGCCCTAGTTGTGGGACTGCTCGATTTTGCCCTACTGGTTTACGCTTTTTATACGCAATACGACTTCTCCAACCCAGGCTTGCAACTGGTGGAGAGCTATTCCTGGGTGCCGCAACTAGACCTGAAATGGTCGGTGGGCGCTGATGGCCTCTCCATGCCGCTGATTTTGCTCACAGGCTTTATTACGACGTTGGCAACTTTGGCAGCTTGGCCTGTCACCCTGAAGCCAAAACTGTTCTACTTCCTGTTGCTGGCGATGTATGGCGGTCAGATTGCGGTGTTTGCTGTACAGGATATGCTGCTGTTCTTCCTGGTGTGGGAGCTGGAACTGATCCCGGTTTACCTGCTGCTGGCGATTTGGGGTGGCAAAAAGCGCCTCTATGCCGCGACCAAGTTTATCCTTTATACGGCTGGGGGATCGCTGTTCATTTTGGTGGCAGCGTTGGCGATGGCCTTCTACGGCGATACGGTCACGTTTGACATGCGGGCGCTGATGGATAAACATCTGCCTGTCAACTTGCAATTCTGGCTGTATGCCGCATTCTTGATTGCTTACGCGGTGAAGCTGCCGATCTTCCCCTTGCATACTTGGCTACCCGATGCCCACGGGGAGGCGACGGCTCCAGTCCACATGTTGCTGGCGGGAATTCTGCTGAAGATGGGCGGTTATGCCCTGATTCGGATGAATGCTGAAATGTTGCCTGATGCCCACGCCTACTTCGCCCCCATCTTGGTGGTGTTAGGGGTGGTGAACATCATCTACGCAGCGCTGACCTCGTTTGCCCAGCGCAACTTGAAGCGAAAAATTGCCTATTCTTCGATTTCGCACATGGGCTTTGTGCTGATTGGGATTGGCTCTTTCACCGATTTGGGCTTGAGTGGCGCGGTGCTGCAAATGGTCTCCCACGGTCTGATTGGAGCCAGTCTCTTCTTCTTAGTGGGGGCTACTTACGATCGCACCCATACGCTGATTTTGGATGAGATGGGTGGTGTGGGTAAACAAATGCCCAAAATTTTCTCAATGTTTACCACTTGCTCATTAGCTTCCTTGGCTCTGCCTGGGATGAGTGGATTTGTGGCTGAGTTGATGGTGTTTGTCGGCTTCTCTACCAGTGATGCTTACAGCTCCACCTTTAAGGTGATCATTGTCTTTTTAGCCGCGATCGGGGTAATTCTGACTCCGATTTACCTGCTCTCGATGCTGCGAGAAATCTTCTTTGGGCCAGAAAATAAGGAACTCACGTCTCACGAAGCGCTGATTGATGCTGAGCCGCGTGAAGTGTTCATCGTGGCTTGCTTGCTCATCCCTATTATCGGGATTGGCTTCTACCCCAAGCTGTTGACACAGGTCTACGACGCTAAAACCCAACAACTTACGGCTCGCTTGCGTGATTCTGTGTTTACGGTTGCTCAAAGGCCACAATCAACCACAGCTTCGACGCTACCTTCTTTCTTACCGCTAGGGATCAAAGCACAATCGCTGCAAGCTCCGACGCTGGGCGATCGCTAA
- a CDS encoding V4R domain-containing protein, which yields MVIAANSSQALKNKIAKKHNHYGFKDFFQFDPDRGTIVDWNGSQNLLTSEDFIIGLVEGLEEEVGDASAAIMYTIGCEWGQKDSFFFEKWFEKEFERNMRQTNLLFLLETWWWPFTSQGWGRWEVDLGDRKQGFMFINLFDSAVARSLGDVGKPVCYLYAGLFAGFFTEMVKKQLSCIEIQCYSMGETYCKFLLGGQDRIDAAAFWLNEGATARDIEKRLRLGDRLG from the coding sequence ATGGTGATCGCAGCTAACAGCTCCCAAGCCCTTAAAAACAAAATTGCTAAGAAGCATAATCACTACGGCTTCAAAGACTTCTTTCAGTTTGATCCTGATCGCGGCACGATCGTAGATTGGAACGGTAGTCAAAATCTTCTGACCAGTGAAGACTTTATTATTGGCTTGGTCGAAGGTCTGGAAGAGGAAGTCGGTGATGCTTCTGCCGCCATCATGTACACCATTGGTTGTGAGTGGGGGCAGAAAGATTCTTTTTTCTTTGAAAAATGGTTTGAGAAAGAGTTTGAACGCAACATGCGCCAAACTAACTTATTGTTCCTCCTAGAAACTTGGTGGTGGCCTTTTACCTCGCAAGGTTGGGGACGCTGGGAAGTAGACTTGGGCGATCGCAAACAGGGATTTATGTTCATCAACCTGTTTGACTCAGCCGTCGCTCGCTCCCTAGGGGACGTTGGCAAGCCTGTTTGTTATTTGTACGCAGGCTTATTTGCGGGCTTCTTTACAGAAATGGTGAAAAAGCAACTGAGCTGCATTGAAATTCAGTGCTACTCAATGGGCGAGACCTACTGCAAGTTTTTGTTGGGTGGACAAGATCGGATTGATGCAGCTGCCTTCTGGCTCAATGAAGGTGCTACAGCACGAGATATTGAGAAGCGTCTACGTTTGGGGGATAGATTGGGATGA
- a CDS encoding protein kinase, protein MSNRLARPDPPASQPLKRSKYRLLGLVGQGQFGRVFCASHRKTGRLVALKELDHQRFPTHKFLRELRFLLSLQHANIVTCQALEHTRRGRYLVMDYCEGGTLRSLMEGAAPLTLAQGLKLMLDILAGLSHAHQRSIVHCDIKPENILLNTQPRGWTARISDFGIARLSRELAQEAGNTGSPAYMAPERFYGQYFLSSDLYALGILFFELLLGYRPFSGSPVELMSAHLNSPVNISEVVPAELSQVVLTALQKLPARRFQTAEEMLAAAQLAVEELGARLPLESIYLPLLPSPHSSTPQCTFHSVEQEPLIASMASLAVIASSAGQWLYRSTNLACNGEIIADQLMASPTIPLAIRKQRVGAIAVPERIQALVARPQGCFAIASRSIYLLPLNPVIPAASDDGRLLTRLLVQLDSEFVATIAPQGNWLATAAHQHETMATAITIWRHQLGQPDQQFVAQAAIEHQSASSCQILALDSRHLAVISTLGDNSTESSSTGVLSSSSKPLSGSGQSGVSTGTLIVGYTRRGQRLGSWLLPLAVDSLISSAIPYRVLGKEAGCTDSMVLIDLKPLRVRRIRVNLEPAIFVATAWGYVLADRQGQLVLLDEEGQQLGQIAAPTVTSADSPTLATAIATFSNFGVLLATWQQATQQGHIHTIDLREFDLDLMF, encoded by the coding sequence GTGTCAAATCGGTTAGCCCGTCCTGATCCACCTGCTTCCCAACCCCTAAAACGCTCCAAGTATCGATTGCTTGGGTTGGTAGGTCAGGGGCAATTTGGTCGTGTCTTTTGCGCCAGTCATCGTAAAACAGGTCGTTTGGTTGCGCTCAAAGAGCTAGATCATCAACGCTTTCCTACGCATAAATTCCTCCGCGAGTTGCGTTTTCTGCTGAGCTTACAGCATGCCAACATTGTGACCTGCCAAGCTTTGGAGCATACTCGTCGCGGTCGCTACCTAGTCATGGATTATTGCGAGGGTGGCACACTACGCAGCTTAATGGAGGGGGCGGCACCCCTAACTTTGGCCCAAGGTCTAAAGCTGATGCTAGATATTCTGGCGGGGCTATCTCATGCCCATCAGCGCAGCATTGTGCATTGTGATATTAAGCCAGAAAACATTTTACTCAATACCCAACCTCGCGGCTGGACGGCAAGGATCTCAGATTTTGGCATTGCTCGCTTAAGTCGAGAACTCGCTCAAGAAGCGGGGAATACGGGTTCGCCTGCCTATATGGCTCCTGAGCGCTTCTATGGGCAGTACTTTCTCTCTTCTGATCTCTACGCGTTGGGTATTTTATTTTTCGAGCTGCTGCTCGGTTATCGCCCTTTTTCTGGCTCGCCTGTGGAGTTGATGTCGGCTCATTTGAACTCACCCGTCAATATTTCAGAGGTTGTCCCAGCCGAACTTAGTCAAGTCGTGCTGACTGCGCTACAAAAACTGCCAGCTCGACGCTTCCAGACGGCTGAAGAAATGTTGGCTGCTGCTCAGTTGGCTGTGGAAGAACTAGGTGCTAGGTTGCCGCTAGAGTCGATTTACTTGCCCCTCTTGCCCTCTCCTCACTCCTCAACGCCCCAATGCACCTTTCATAGCGTAGAGCAGGAGCCTTTAATCGCTTCGATGGCTAGCTTGGCAGTGATAGCTTCTTCCGCAGGCCAATGGCTTTATCGCAGCACAAACCTCGCTTGTAATGGAGAGATTATTGCTGATCAGTTGATGGCTTCTCCAACCATCCCTCTAGCCATTCGGAAACAACGGGTGGGTGCGATCGCAGTTCCGGAGAGGATTCAGGCTTTGGTAGCTCGTCCGCAGGGCTGTTTTGCGATCGCGTCTCGCTCGATTTACCTGTTGCCCTTAAATCCGGTGATTCCTGCTGCTAGTGATGATGGACGTCTCTTAACTCGACTACTAGTGCAGCTCGATTCCGAATTTGTGGCTACTATCGCACCCCAAGGCAATTGGTTAGCAACAGCGGCTCATCAGCATGAGACGATGGCAACAGCAATCACGATTTGGCGTCATCAGCTTGGACAACCAGACCAACAATTTGTCGCTCAAGCGGCGATCGAGCATCAATCCGCTAGTTCCTGCCAAATCCTGGCATTAGATTCGCGACATCTTGCGGTGATCTCTACCCTAGGTGACAACTCCACAGAAAGCTCCTCCACAGGCGTACTCTCTAGCAGTAGCAAGCCATTAAGTGGAAGCGGCCAATCTGGTGTGTCTACTGGAACCTTAATTGTCGGTTACACCCGACGGGGACAGCGGCTGGGTTCTTGGTTACTGCCTTTGGCGGTTGACTCACTCATTTCGAGTGCGATTCCCTACCGCGTCTTGGGAAAAGAGGCAGGTTGTACAGACTCAATGGTGCTAATCGATCTCAAGCCGCTGCGAGTACGGCGAATTAGAGTCAATCTAGAGCCAGCCATATTTGTTGCTACAGCTTGGGGTTATGTTTTGGCCGATCGCCAGGGACAACTAGTTTTATTAGACGAAGAAGGCCAACAATTAGGTCAAATCGCTGCCCCCACCGTTACTTCTGCGGATTCCCCCACGTTAGCTACAGCGATCGCTACTTTTAGCAATTTTGGGGTTTTGCTGGCGACCTGGCAGCAAGCGACTCAGCAAGGGCACATTCATACGATTGACTTGAGAGAGTTTGACCTAGATTTGATGTTTTAG
- a CDS encoding NAD(P)H-quinone oxidoreductase subunit 5 — protein MEPIYQYAWLIPVLPLLGAMIVGLGLISYGETTARLRRVSAVFIVSLIGAAMVLSFALLWSQWQGHETYTQMIDWAAAGNFQLAMGYTIDHLTSLMLVIVTTVAFLVMVYTDGYMAHDPGYVRFYAYLSLFSSSMLGLVISPNLVQVYIFWELVGMCSYLLIGFWYDRKAAADACQKAFVTNRVGDFGLLLGILGLFWATNSFEFDVIGDRLHELTASGSLSAGLAALFAVLVFLGPVAKSAQFPLHVWLPDAMEGPTPISALIHAATMVAAGVFLIARMFPVFEGIPLVMDVIAWTGAFTAFLGATIAITQNDIKKGLAYSTMSQLGYMVMAMGAGAYTAGLFHLMTHAYFKAMLFLGSGSVIHGMEAVVGHDPAYAQDMRLMGGLRKYMPITGLTFLIGTLAISGIPPFAGFWSKDEILGAAFAANPALWAVGWLTAGITAFYMFRMYFSTFEGPFRGADSDIRQKIRIETLQARGLAFGPGAMNPQELTLGEAEDHEVHSGDEHEHSGSPHESPITMTLPLLVLAVPSMLIGLIGTPFNNYFEAFIHPPTEAAHEVMEAAEAFNLNEFLVLAGGSVGVSLIGITLASLMYLRHQIDPGAIAAKIPSFYKLSKNKWYFDEIYDAVFIQGSRRLARQVLEVDVRIVDGVVNLAGFVTLITGEGLKYLENGRAQFYALIVFGAVLGLVILSGIT, from the coding sequence ATGGAACCGATATATCAGTATGCCTGGCTGATTCCAGTGCTACCGCTGCTAGGCGCGATGATAGTGGGCCTAGGGCTAATCTCCTACGGAGAAACCACAGCCCGTCTGCGACGTGTCAGCGCAGTCTTCATCGTGTCGCTGATTGGAGCGGCAATGGTGCTCTCCTTTGCGTTGCTTTGGAGTCAGTGGCAAGGACACGAAACTTATACCCAAATGATTGATTGGGCCGCAGCTGGCAATTTCCAGCTAGCGATGGGGTATACCATTGACCACCTCACATCACTGATGCTGGTGATTGTGACGACGGTGGCCTTCCTAGTAATGGTCTACACCGATGGCTATATGGCTCATGACCCAGGATATGTGCGCTTCTACGCCTACCTGAGTTTGTTCAGCTCCTCTATGTTGGGTCTGGTCATTAGCCCAAACTTGGTGCAGGTCTACATTTTTTGGGAACTGGTAGGGATGTGCTCCTACCTGCTGATCGGATTTTGGTACGATCGCAAAGCTGCTGCCGATGCTTGCCAAAAAGCTTTTGTCACCAACCGAGTCGGTGATTTTGGTTTGCTGCTAGGAATTTTGGGCTTATTCTGGGCCACCAATAGCTTCGAGTTTGATGTGATTGGCGATCGCCTGCATGAACTCACGGCTTCTGGGTCTTTGAGTGCAGGGCTAGCTGCTTTATTTGCGGTTTTAGTCTTTTTAGGACCAGTCGCGAAATCGGCTCAGTTTCCGCTGCATGTTTGGCTACCCGACGCGATGGAAGGCCCGACTCCCATTTCTGCCCTGATTCACGCGGCAACGATGGTGGCAGCGGGTGTATTCCTGATAGCACGGATGTTCCCGGTATTTGAGGGCATTCCCCTCGTGATGGACGTGATTGCCTGGACAGGAGCCTTCACAGCGTTCCTAGGAGCCACGATCGCGATTACCCAAAACGATATTAAAAAAGGTCTAGCTTATTCCACCATGTCCCAATTGGGTTACATGGTGATGGCGATGGGAGCAGGGGCTTACACAGCAGGGCTGTTCCACCTAATGACTCATGCCTACTTCAAGGCGATGTTGTTCTTGGGTTCTGGCTCTGTGATTCATGGCATGGAAGCCGTGGTAGGCCATGATCCAGCTTACGCCCAGGATATGCGGTTGATGGGTGGTCTGCGGAAGTATATGCCGATCACAGGTTTAACTTTCCTCATTGGCACCCTAGCTATCTCTGGAATTCCGCCTTTTGCGGGTTTCTGGTCTAAAGATGAGATTTTGGGAGCTGCTTTTGCTGCCAATCCCGCTCTGTGGGCGGTCGGCTGGCTAACCGCTGGGATCACTGCCTTCTACATGTTCCGCATGTACTTCTCAACCTTTGAAGGCCCATTCCGAGGTGCAGACTCTGACATTCGCCAGAAAATTCGGATTGAAACGCTGCAAGCTCGTGGTTTAGCGTTTGGCCCTGGGGCGATGAATCCTCAAGAGCTAACTCTAGGAGAAGCTGAGGATCATGAAGTGCATAGTGGGGACGAGCACGAGCATAGTGGCTCTCCCCATGAATCGCCGATCACCATGACGCTGCCGCTGTTGGTGTTGGCAGTGCCTTCGATGCTGATTGGTTTGATAGGGACTCCCTTCAATAACTACTTTGAAGCGTTCATTCACCCACCCACGGAAGCGGCGCATGAGGTGATGGAAGCGGCAGAAGCTTTTAACTTGAATGAGTTTCTGGTGTTGGCAGGCGGCTCCGTTGGCGTTTCCCTGATTGGGATCACGCTGGCTTCGCTGATGTATCTGCGGCACCAAATTGATCCAGGGGCGATCGCGGCTAAGATTCCTTCCTTCTACAAACTCTCCAAAAATAAGTGGTACTTTGACGAAATCTACGACGCAGTCTTCATCCAAGGCAGCCGTCGTCTGGCTCGTCAAGTGCTAGAGGTAGACGTGCGGATTGTAGACGGGGTTGTGAACCTAGCTGGATTCGTTACCTTAATTACAGGCGAAGGTCTGAAATATCTAGAGAATGGTCGAGCACAGTTCTACGCCTTAATTGTGTTTGGGGCGGTGCTGGGCTTGGTAATTCTCTCTGGCATTACCTAA
- a CDS encoding Uma2 family endonuclease, with protein MAVQLLRRQFTVAQYHQMVEAGILTEDDRVELLEGEIIEMSPIGRRHAACVDRLNRLFSDRLRERAIVRVQNPVELSDRSEPQPDIALLKPRPDFYEAGHPQPQDILLLVEVADTTVEFDREIKIPLYAKSGVREVWLVDLNQNAIAIYREPSLSVYGQVEELRQGQELTVQAFTDGSFAVDEVLG; from the coding sequence ATGGCGGTTCAGTTACTCCGGCGGCAGTTTACGGTGGCGCAATATCATCAAATGGTTGAGGCTGGCATTTTGACTGAGGATGATCGCGTGGAATTGCTCGAGGGAGAAATTATTGAAATGTCACCGATTGGTCGCCGTCATGCTGCTTGTGTTGACCGCCTGAATCGTTTGTTTAGCGATCGCCTCCGAGAGCGGGCGATTGTGCGGGTGCAAAATCCGGTGGAGTTAAGCGATCGCTCAGAACCTCAACCAGATATAGCATTACTGAAACCTCGCCCAGATTTTTATGAAGCGGGCCATCCCCAACCGCAGGATATTTTGTTGCTGGTGGAAGTGGCAGATACAACCGTTGAGTTTGATCGCGAGATCAAGATTCCTCTTTACGCCAAGAGCGGGGTGCGAGAAGTGTGGCTAGTGGATTTGAACCAGAATGCGATCGCGATATATCGAGAACCAAGTTTGAGTGTTTATGGACAGGTGGAAGAGTTACGGCAAGGGCAAGAATTAACGGTGCAGGCATTTACAGATGGTAGTTTTGCTGTAGATGAAGTGCTGGGGTAA
- a CDS encoding tetratricopeptide repeat protein, translated as MLHQALQRTDRIVISAIEGMGGVGKTELAIQYAQRYIAEYSGGICWLQAREGKLDAQILQLAELDLGLKVRQEWRGQSLTTEEQVAWCWRNWQPPEGLVLLVLDDVTNWGECHPVLPKNLSRFRVLVTTRQRLQGTFFELALDVLPQPIALELLKSLVEDAGQIERERETAERLCQWLGNLPLGLQLVGIYLKQDPDLSLATMLERLKRQRLKHEAIDLEAQPEQEAPFVTAQRGVRAAFELSWQELDEFTANVGRLLSLFAPEVIPWKLVELAAQNLAWDESALETSRRQLYSHYLIQREGLGIYRVHPLIREFLQDKLEGSEQVQALQQAFAAAMVTIAQQISNSSTSQNIHSFSVAIPHLIETTQNWIAAVKDEDLVWPFRGIAQFYERQGLYALAEPYYQQCLAVVKKRLGDEHYVVAISLNNLALLYYSQGRYIDAESLNQQALKLRGYLFEDKHPDVAQSLNNLALVYKAQGRYSDAEPLLVQALELNKHLLGEEHPVVVASLGNLGSLYYSQGRYRQAEPLLVQALELHKHLLGEDHLNVAASLNNLALLYKAQGQYNKAEPLYQQGLELSKRLLGEDHPDVAQSINNLGSFYYSQGRYNKAEPLYQQGLELSKRLLGEDHPDVATSINNLAALYLYQGQHNEAEPLFLQGLKMRQDLLGDKHPDVATSLNNLALLRCFQERYGEAKQLYEQALEIAEQSLGKNHPNTVVFRKNLDDVQIVIASQQQTSTSEPQA; from the coding sequence ATATTGCATCAAGCTTTGCAGCGGACAGATCGGATCGTGATCTCCGCCATTGAGGGAATGGGTGGAGTTGGCAAGACAGAGTTGGCAATTCAGTACGCGCAACGGTATATAGCTGAGTATTCGGGTGGAATTTGCTGGTTACAGGCGCGGGAGGGGAAGCTTGATGCTCAGATTTTGCAACTTGCTGAGCTGGACTTGGGACTGAAAGTACGGCAGGAGTGGCGAGGACAATCGCTGACGACAGAAGAACAAGTGGCTTGGTGCTGGCGAAATTGGCAGCCACCTGAAGGCTTGGTGTTGTTGGTGCTGGATGATGTCACCAATTGGGGTGAATGTCACCCAGTGCTACCAAAAAACTTGAGTCGTTTTCGGGTTTTGGTAACGACTCGACAGCGCCTGCAAGGGACTTTCTTTGAGCTGGCTTTGGATGTGTTGCCTCAGCCGATTGCTCTAGAGCTATTGAAAAGTCTGGTGGAGGATGCGGGGCAGATTGAGCGAGAAAGAGAAACCGCAGAGAGATTGTGCCAGTGGTTAGGGAATTTACCGCTGGGATTGCAGTTGGTAGGGATTTATCTAAAGCAAGACCCAGACTTATCTCTAGCTACAATGTTAGAGCGCTTAAAAAGACAACGTTTGAAACATGAGGCGATTGATCTAGAGGCGCAGCCAGAGCAGGAAGCCCCTTTTGTGACAGCGCAACGAGGCGTGAGAGCTGCTTTTGAATTGAGCTGGCAAGAGCTGGATGAATTTACAGCTAATGTGGGGCGGTTGCTGAGCTTGTTTGCGCCAGAGGTGATTCCTTGGAAATTGGTGGAGTTAGCAGCGCAGAACTTGGCTTGGGATGAGTCGGCTCTGGAAACCTCTCGGCGGCAGCTCTACAGCCATTATTTAATTCAGCGAGAAGGCCTGGGAATTTATAGAGTTCACCCTCTGATCCGAGAGTTTTTGCAGGATAAGCTGGAAGGCTCAGAGCAAGTTCAGGCGCTCCAGCAAGCATTTGCTGCCGCAATGGTAACCATTGCCCAACAAATTTCAAACTCATCAACTTCTCAAAACATTCATAGTTTTTCCGTAGCTATACCTCACTTAATTGAAACAACGCAGAATTGGATAGCAGCAGTTAAAGATGAAGACTTAGTTTGGCCTTTTAGAGGGATAGCGCAGTTTTATGAACGGCAGGGACTTTATGCACTAGCAGAACCTTATTATCAGCAATGCTTAGCAGTAGTAAAAAAACGTTTAGGGGATGAGCATTATGTTGTAGCTATCAGCCTAAACAATCTAGCATTGCTCTATTATTCTCAAGGGCGTTACATTGATGCTGAATCTCTTAATCAGCAAGCGCTAAAACTCAGAGGATATCTGTTTGAGGATAAACATCCAGATGTAGCACAAAGCCTCAACAATCTAGCATTAGTTTATAAAGCGCAAGGACGCTATAGTGATGCTGAGCCTCTATTGGTGCAAGCCCTAGAACTTAACAAACATCTCCTAGGAGAAGAACATCCTGTTGTAGTTGCTAGCCTCGGCAATTTAGGGTCGCTCTACTATTCTCAGGGTCGATATAGACAAGCTGAGCCTCTATTAGTGCAAGCCCTAGAACTCCATAAGCACTTACTAGGAGAAGATCATCTTAATGTAGCTGCCAGTCTTAACAATCTAGCATTGCTTTATAAAGCCCAAGGGCAGTACAACAAAGCTGAACCCCTCTATCAGCAAGGTTTGGAATTGAGTAAGCGTTTATTAGGAGAAGACCACCCAGACGTCGCGCAAAGTATTAATAACTTAGGGTCTTTTTACTACTCTCAGGGGCGATACAACAAAGCTGAACCCCTCTATCAGCAAGGTTTGGAATTGAGTAAGCGTTTGTTAGGGGAAGACCACCCAGACGTCGCTACAAGCATCAATAACTTAGCAGCGCTCTACCTCTATCAGGGACAGCACAACGAAGCTGAACCCCTTTTCTTGCAAGGGCTGAAAATGAGACAAGATTTGCTAGGAGACAAACATCCTGATGTAGCTACTAGTCTCAATAACTTAGCTCTGCTTCGCTGTTTTCAAGAGCGTTATGGTGAAGCAAAGCAGCTATATGAGCAGGCACTTGAGATCGCAGAGCAGTCTTTAGGAAAAAATCATCCTAACACCGTTGTTTTTCGTAAGAATTTAGACGATGTACAGATCGTGATCGCCTCTCAACAACAAACTTCTACCTCTGAACCTCAAGCGTAA
- a CDS encoding co-chaperone YbbN, which translates to MQLSVNERTFKQEVLESPTPVLVNFGAPWCGLCRMINPLLSHFQAEWGEQVKLVGINADESLKLSSTYRLTTLPTLLWFEGGKVLHRIDSFHGRDDLRLALEKIALSRTLSASKLPTSP; encoded by the coding sequence ATGCAATTGTCTGTGAATGAGCGGACGTTTAAACAAGAGGTTTTAGAATCTCCAACTCCCGTTTTAGTAAATTTTGGGGCTCCTTGGTGTGGTCTTTGCCGCATGATTAATCCTCTGCTCAGCCACTTCCAGGCGGAGTGGGGTGAGCAAGTGAAGTTAGTGGGGATCAACGCAGACGAAAGCCTCAAGCTATCTAGCACCTATCGACTCACTACCTTGCCGACCCTACTTTGGTTTGAAGGGGGCAAGGTGCTGCATCGGATTGACAGCTTTCATGGGCGTGACGACCTACGGCTGGCTTTAGAGAAAATTGCCCTGAGCCGGACGCTCTCTGCTAGTAAATTGCCGACTTCTCCATAA
- a CDS encoding NnrU family protein, with protein MSYDWLTSSHLIMLGLLLGFAIAHSGLAALRSRGEKLIGPRLYRVLFALVSLPFASVLIIYFFNHRYDGLQLWQVQGVPGVKETVWILSAISFLFLYPATFNLLEVAAIQKPQVHLFETGIMRVTRHPQMVGQLIWCIAHTLWLGTTFTLLTSVGLMAHHLFAVWHGDRRLQARYGESFETLKSRTSVIPFLAVWQGHQTLSWREFMRPAYVGVAGFVLIFWWAHPLLMRATGSVGW; from the coding sequence ATGTCCTACGATTGGTTGACCTCTAGCCACTTGATTATGCTGGGGCTGCTCTTGGGATTTGCGATCGCCCATAGTGGCTTGGCAGCCCTGCGATCCCGTGGCGAGAAATTGATTGGCCCTCGCCTCTATCGAGTTTTATTTGCGCTGGTGAGTTTGCCCTTCGCCTCAGTGCTAATTATTTACTTCTTTAATCACCGCTACGACGGGTTGCAGCTTTGGCAGGTGCAAGGGGTCCCTGGCGTCAAAGAAACAGTTTGGATTCTCTCGGCTATTTCCTTTTTGTTTCTTTATCCAGCGACATTTAACTTGTTGGAAGTTGCAGCCATCCAAAAACCTCAAGTCCATTTGTTTGAGACGGGGATCATGCGGGTTACCCGCCATCCGCAAATGGTAGGGCAGCTAATTTGGTGTATTGCTCATACGCTATGGTTGGGCACTACCTTTACACTTTTGACCTCGGTGGGTCTAATGGCGCATCATCTCTTTGCCGTGTGGCATGGCGATCGCCGTCTCCAAGCGCGCTATGGTGAATCTTTTGAAACCCTAAAATCCCGCACTTCCGTAATTCCTTTTTTAGCGGTCTGGCAAGGTCATCAAACCCTTAGTTGGCGGGAGTTTATGCGTCCTGCTTATGTAGGAGTAGCAGGATTTGTCCTAATTTTTTGGTGGGCACATCCACTTTTAATGCGTGCCACGGGGAGCGTAGGCTGGTAG